In a genomic window of Cerasicoccus sp. TK19100:
- the lpdA gene encoding dihydrolipoyl dehydrogenase: MADTSSYDLVVIGGGPAGYAGAIRAGQLGKKVACVEMERAGGTCLNWGCIPSKALLKSAELYQKMLHADVFGFTVGKIDVDFPKVVERSRGVADQMAKGIEFLFKKNKVDYIVGQAQINVPGMVELISGDRKGEFLSAKNILIATGCRARMLPGLKKDGKQVMTAREILDRRDLPKSCVVLGAGAIGMEFAYFLNAFGCEVTVVEMMDRVLPVEDDDVSKFVEKQFVKQGLKVLTGTKAENIEVADGKVTLDAVKGDKTEKLEAESLLVAIGVQANMDSLLSNRVKLEMFKNYIKVDEHYKTNVEGIYAAGDIIGPPWLAHVATYEAVQAVNGMFSHGEPRPYERFPGCTYCQPQVASIGLTERDVKEKGIKYKVGKFPFTASGKAVAAKESDGFVKLIVSEPEGEILGAHITGAEATELIAEYALGMELEATWEEIHGTIHAHPTLSEALMEAAAATHNEAIHI, encoded by the coding sequence ATGGCAGATACAAGCAGCTATGATTTAGTAGTAATTGGCGGCGGCCCGGCCGGCTATGCCGGCGCGATTCGCGCCGGACAGCTCGGCAAGAAAGTTGCCTGCGTAGAAATGGAACGCGCCGGTGGCACGTGCCTTAACTGGGGCTGCATTCCGTCGAAGGCATTGCTCAAGAGCGCCGAGCTCTACCAGAAAATGCTGCACGCCGACGTATTTGGTTTCACGGTGGGTAAGATCGATGTGGACTTCCCCAAGGTGGTTGAGCGCTCCCGTGGCGTGGCCGACCAGATGGCCAAGGGCATCGAGTTCCTCTTTAAAAAGAACAAGGTCGACTACATCGTTGGCCAGGCGCAGATCAACGTGCCCGGTATGGTCGAGCTGATCTCCGGCGACCGCAAGGGTGAGTTCCTCTCGGCGAAAAACATCCTCATTGCCACTGGTTGCCGCGCACGCATGCTCCCGGGCCTGAAGAAGGACGGCAAGCAGGTGATGACCGCCCGCGAAATCCTGGACCGCCGCGATCTTCCAAAGAGCTGCGTGGTGCTCGGTGCTGGCGCAATCGGCATGGAGTTCGCCTACTTCCTCAATGCATTCGGCTGCGAAGTGACCGTGGTCGAAATGATGGACCGCGTGCTGCCCGTCGAAGACGACGACGTCTCGAAGTTCGTCGAGAAGCAATTTGTAAAGCAGGGCCTCAAGGTCCTCACCGGCACCAAGGCCGAGAATATCGAAGTCGCCGACGGCAAGGTCACACTCGACGCCGTCAAGGGGGACAAGACTGAGAAGCTCGAAGCCGAATCGCTGCTCGTCGCTATCGGCGTGCAGGCAAATATGGACAGCCTGCTCTCGAACCGCGTGAAGCTGGAAATGTTCAAGAATTACATCAAGGTCGACGAGCACTATAAGACCAACGTCGAGGGCATCTACGCCGCCGGCGATATCATCGGGCCGCCTTGGCTGGCGCACGTGGCTACCTACGAGGCCGTGCAAGCAGTCAATGGCATGTTCAGCCACGGTGAGCCACGTCCTTACGAGCGCTTCCCCGGGTGCACCTACTGCCAACCTCAGGTGGCGAGCATCGGCCTGACCGAGCGCGACGTGAAGGAGAAGGGTATCAAATACAAGGTGGGCAAGTTCCCGTTCACAGCTTCCGGCAAGGCAGTTGCCGCCAAGGAATCGGACGGCTTCGTCAAGCTGATCGTCTCCGAGCCGGAAGGCGAAATTTTGGGCGCGCACATCACCGGTGCCGAGGCCACCGAGCTCATCGCGGAATATGCCTTGGGCATGGAGCTGGAAGCGACCTGGGAAGAAATCCACGGCACCATCCACGCGCACCCGACCTTGTCTGAAGCGCTGATGGAAGCCGCCGCCGCGACCCACAACGAGGCGATTCATATTTAG
- a CDS encoding histidine phosphatase family protein, protein MRLIVIRHGETEWNVQHRYQGQLDSPLTAKGRQQAEAIGERLKSYQFDRIISSDLGRAVDTCRAIAQHHESTPWDQDSGLRERNFGALAGYTRAEAAEKFPNEEEGYLHGGADYIIPGGESLRDVFHRAGNTFDAIAERYQGQTLCIVTHGGILGMFLRHAIGIPVEQARAYKFINAAYNEFSFEDGRWLLHTWGDASHLGGIGAIDDL, encoded by the coding sequence ATGCGACTTATCGTCATCCGCCACGGCGAGACTGAATGGAATGTTCAGCATCGCTACCAGGGGCAGCTGGACTCGCCGTTGACTGCGAAAGGTCGTCAGCAGGCCGAGGCCATTGGCGAACGGTTGAAGAGCTATCAGTTCGACCGGATTATATCCAGTGATTTGGGCCGCGCGGTGGATACCTGCCGCGCGATTGCCCAACACCACGAATCGACGCCTTGGGATCAAGATAGCGGTCTGCGTGAGCGAAATTTCGGTGCGCTGGCTGGCTACACCCGGGCAGAGGCCGCTGAGAAGTTTCCCAACGAAGAGGAGGGGTACCTCCACGGCGGCGCGGATTACATTATACCAGGCGGCGAGAGCCTAAGAGATGTCTTTCACCGCGCGGGCAATACCTTTGACGCCATTGCCGAGCGCTACCAGGGGCAGACACTCTGCATCGTCACGCATGGTGGCATTTTGGGGATGTTTCTCCGGCACGCCATCGGGATTCCGGTGGAGCAGGCGCGGGCGTATAAGTTCATCAATGCGGCCTACAACGAGTTCTCCTTCGAGGACGGTCGCTGGCTGTTGCACACTTGGGGCGATGCTTCGCACCTCGGTGGCATTGGCGCAATTGATGATTTGTAG